The following proteins are encoded in a genomic region of Dioscorea cayenensis subsp. rotundata cultivar TDr96_F1 chromosome 8, TDr96_F1_v2_PseudoChromosome.rev07_lg8_w22 25.fasta, whole genome shotgun sequence:
- the LOC120267422 gene encoding protein STRUBBELIG-RECEPTOR FAMILY 3-like isoform X6, which produces MTPKISFWAVLGLMIISNMSPSLGYTDPRDACYMTLYSSLYAINNLYAALGFPPLSGWISLGGDPCSEGWQGVQCVISNITAIVLNGTNLGGQLGDKLDNFATIITLDFSNNHIGGSIPENLPFTMREFFLSDNQFTGSIPNSLSELSLLANMSFSGNHLGGEIPDAFEPLTSLVNLDLSYNNLSGPLPLSMGSLSSLTTLHIQNNRLTDFLDVLQDLPLLDLNVENNLFSGPVPAKLLSIPNFKKDGNPFNTTIAPSPMLQPPLSPSPKPVSVPPVPKSMPINTTEGPIGQTVRGKSFSTTVVVGCMVGAAALLLVAVLLLMLCKSKKKERNFKHKDIFKTQDREEHGSLHEYCKYDDLIKTDHVIERAPKNAFDVPKTESQIDIAVTSVQREALEKQKEQGLNMSVMGVITKRPSSGGKVSVKYTAPGRNSIGSSAGNACLPTPVTSFSVASLQQYTNSFDEDNHIRDGTWGKVYLAELPNGKLLEIMKLGNVISKMASDEYVQLVSSIYELRHPNILDLVGYCAEFGQRILVYNYYKTSTLCDALQYEAGQLSWNARLHVALGAAKALEYLHEACRLPVIHQKFGSTNILLDDELRVRVSDCGLASLMSSVSVSQDKPLVEICLVSVHTGMLQFQLEVYHLLQMKFYQATSMVLN; this is translated from the exons ATGACGCCAAAGATTTCGTTTTGGGCTGTTTTGGGATTGATGATCATATCCAACATGTCACCTTCCCTCGGATATACTGATCCAAGAGATG CCTGCTACATGACTCTTTATAGTTCAT tataTGCTATCAATAACTTATATGCTGCACTGGGCTTCCCTCCACTTTCTGGATGGATCTCACTGGGTGGAGACCCCTGCTCTGAGGGCTGGCAAGGTGTTCAATGTGTCATCTCAAATATAACAGCAAT aGTTCTTAATGGTACAAATTTGGGAGGACAGCTGGGTGATAAGTTAGATAATTTTGCAACCATCATTACCTT GGACTTTAGCAATAACCATATTGGGGGAAGTATTCCAGAAAATCTACCTTTTACAATGCGAGAATT TTTTCTATCAGATAACCAATTTACTGGAAGCATCCCAAATTCTTTGTCAGAACTAAGCCTCCTAGCAAACAT GTCATTTAGTGGAAATCACTTAGGTGGAGAAATTCCTGATGCCTTTGAGCCTCTAACTAGCCTAGTAAATCT AGATCTTTCTTATAACAACTTGAGTGGTCCATTACCTCTTTCAATGGGAAGCTTGTCATCTTTGACTACTCT GCATATTCAGAACAATCGGCTGACTGATTTCCTTGATGTTCTGCAAGATCTTCCCCTACTAGATTT GAATGTTGAAAACAATCTATTTTCTGGACCTGTGCCAGCAAAGTTGCTAAGTATTCCTAATTTTAA AAAGGATGGTAATCCGTTCAACACAACCATTGCACCATCACCCATGTTGCAACCACCATTGTCACCATCACCAAAGCCTGTTTCAGTTCCACCTGTCCCCAAAAGCATGCCCATAAATACTACAGAGGGACCAATTGGCCAAACTGTAAGAGGAAAAAGTTTTTCGACAACAGTAGTTGTTGGCTGTATGGTCGGTGCAGCGGCTTTGTTACTTGTTGCTGTGCTATTACTTATGCTTTgtaaatcaaagaagaaagaaagaaactttAAGCACAAGGATATTTTCAAGACACAGGACAGGGAGGAGCATGGTTCCCTCCACGAATATTGTAAGTATGATGATTTGATCAAGACAGACCATGTAATTGAGAGAG CTCCTAAGAATGCTTTTGATGTACCAAAAACTGAATCTCAGATTGACATTGCTGTAACCT CAGTTCAGAGAGAGGCTTTGGAGAAACAGAAGGAACAAGGATTAAATATGTCAGTAATGGGTGTCATTACAAAGCGACCATCTTCTGGAGGAAAAGTTAGTGTGAAGTATACAGCGCCCGGTAGAAATAGTATTGGGTCATCTGCTGGGAATGCATGCTTGCCAACTCCTGTGACATCCTTTTCTGTTGCTTCTCTTCAGCAATACACCAACAGTTTTGATGAGGATAATCATATAAGAGATGGCACTTGGGGAAAAGTATATCTTGCTGAGCTACCTAATGGAAAG TTATTGGAAATTATGAAGCTTGGGAATGTGATCTCAAAAATGGCTTCCGATGAGTATGTTCAGCTTGTGTCAAGCATCTATGAACTTCGGCATCCTAACATTTTAGACCTTGTGGGTTATTGTGCGGAGTTTGGACAACGGATACTTGTGTATAACTACTATAAAACAAGCACCTTGTGTGATGCACTTCAATATGAAGCTGGGCAACTGTCATGGAATGCCCGACTTCATGTCGCTCTTGGAGCAGCAAAAGCTCTAGA GTATCTCCATGAGGCCTGCCGGCTGCCAGTTATACATCAGAAATTTGGGTCAACTAATATTCTCCTTGATGATGAGCTAAGAGTGCGAGTGTCTGATTGTGGTCTGGCTTCGTTAATGTCATCTGTGTCTGTATCTCAG GATAAACCTCTAGTTGAAATTTGCCTCGTGAGTGTCCATACTGGTATGCTTCAATTTCAGTTGGAGGTTTATCATTTGTTACAAATGAAGTTCTACCAAGCAACCTCCATGGTATTAAACTGA
- the LOC120267422 gene encoding protein STRUBBELIG-RECEPTOR FAMILY 3-like isoform X1, whose translation MTPKISFWAVLGLMIISNMSPSLGYTDPRDACYMTLYSSLYAINNLYAALGFPPLSGWISLGGDPCSEGWQGVQCVISNITAIVLNGTNLGGQLGDKLDNFATIITLDFSNNHIGGSIPENLPFTMREFFLSDNQFTGSIPNSLSELSLLANMSFSGNHLGGEIPDAFEPLTSLVNLDLSYNNLSGPLPLSMGSLSSLTTLHIQNNRLTDFLDVLQDLPLLDLNVENNLFSGPVPAKLLSIPNFKKDGNPFNTTIAPSPMLQPPLSPSPKPVSVPPVPKSMPINTTEGPIGQTVRGKSFSTTVVVGCMVGAAALLLVAVLLLMLCKSKKKERNFKHKDIFKTQDREEHGSLHEYCKYDDLIKTDHVIERAPKNAFDVPKTESQIDIAVTSVQREALEKQKEQGLNMSVMGVITKRPSSGGKVSVKYTAPGRNSIGSSAGNACLPTPVTSFSVASLQQYTNSFDEDNHIRDGTWGKVYLAELPNGKLLEIMKLGNVISKMASDEYVQLVSSIYELRHPNILDLVGYCAEFGQRILVYNYYKTSTLCDALQYEAGQLSWNARLHVALGAAKALEYLHEACRLPVIHQKFGSTNILLDDELRVRVSDCGLASLMSSVSVSQFSGSGLAHRYGYEAPELSDSAVYTDKCDVYSFGVVMLELLTGRKAYDSSRHRGEQHLVRWACYQLHDINALSQMVDPSIAGNCSQKSLSRFADIISRCIQRGAEFRPPMSQVVQDLTLMLEDASRGT comes from the exons ATGACGCCAAAGATTTCGTTTTGGGCTGTTTTGGGATTGATGATCATATCCAACATGTCACCTTCCCTCGGATATACTGATCCAAGAGATG CCTGCTACATGACTCTTTATAGTTCAT tataTGCTATCAATAACTTATATGCTGCACTGGGCTTCCCTCCACTTTCTGGATGGATCTCACTGGGTGGAGACCCCTGCTCTGAGGGCTGGCAAGGTGTTCAATGTGTCATCTCAAATATAACAGCAAT aGTTCTTAATGGTACAAATTTGGGAGGACAGCTGGGTGATAAGTTAGATAATTTTGCAACCATCATTACCTT GGACTTTAGCAATAACCATATTGGGGGAAGTATTCCAGAAAATCTACCTTTTACAATGCGAGAATT TTTTCTATCAGATAACCAATTTACTGGAAGCATCCCAAATTCTTTGTCAGAACTAAGCCTCCTAGCAAACAT GTCATTTAGTGGAAATCACTTAGGTGGAGAAATTCCTGATGCCTTTGAGCCTCTAACTAGCCTAGTAAATCT AGATCTTTCTTATAACAACTTGAGTGGTCCATTACCTCTTTCAATGGGAAGCTTGTCATCTTTGACTACTCT GCATATTCAGAACAATCGGCTGACTGATTTCCTTGATGTTCTGCAAGATCTTCCCCTACTAGATTT GAATGTTGAAAACAATCTATTTTCTGGACCTGTGCCAGCAAAGTTGCTAAGTATTCCTAATTTTAA AAAGGATGGTAATCCGTTCAACACAACCATTGCACCATCACCCATGTTGCAACCACCATTGTCACCATCACCAAAGCCTGTTTCAGTTCCACCTGTCCCCAAAAGCATGCCCATAAATACTACAGAGGGACCAATTGGCCAAACTGTAAGAGGAAAAAGTTTTTCGACAACAGTAGTTGTTGGCTGTATGGTCGGTGCAGCGGCTTTGTTACTTGTTGCTGTGCTATTACTTATGCTTTgtaaatcaaagaagaaagaaagaaactttAAGCACAAGGATATTTTCAAGACACAGGACAGGGAGGAGCATGGTTCCCTCCACGAATATTGTAAGTATGATGATTTGATCAAGACAGACCATGTAATTGAGAGAG CTCCTAAGAATGCTTTTGATGTACCAAAAACTGAATCTCAGATTGACATTGCTGTAACCT CAGTTCAGAGAGAGGCTTTGGAGAAACAGAAGGAACAAGGATTAAATATGTCAGTAATGGGTGTCATTACAAAGCGACCATCTTCTGGAGGAAAAGTTAGTGTGAAGTATACAGCGCCCGGTAGAAATAGTATTGGGTCATCTGCTGGGAATGCATGCTTGCCAACTCCTGTGACATCCTTTTCTGTTGCTTCTCTTCAGCAATACACCAACAGTTTTGATGAGGATAATCATATAAGAGATGGCACTTGGGGAAAAGTATATCTTGCTGAGCTACCTAATGGAAAG TTATTGGAAATTATGAAGCTTGGGAATGTGATCTCAAAAATGGCTTCCGATGAGTATGTTCAGCTTGTGTCAAGCATCTATGAACTTCGGCATCCTAACATTTTAGACCTTGTGGGTTATTGTGCGGAGTTTGGACAACGGATACTTGTGTATAACTACTATAAAACAAGCACCTTGTGTGATGCACTTCAATATGAAGCTGGGCAACTGTCATGGAATGCCCGACTTCATGTCGCTCTTGGAGCAGCAAAAGCTCTAGA GTATCTCCATGAGGCCTGCCGGCTGCCAGTTATACATCAGAAATTTGGGTCAACTAATATTCTCCTTGATGATGAGCTAAGAGTGCGAGTGTCTGATTGTGGTCTGGCTTCGTTAATGTCATCTGTGTCTGTATCTCAG TTCTCTGGTAGTGGACTTGCACACAGATATGGTTACGAGGCACCAGAATTGAGCGACTCAGCAGTGTATACTGATAAATGTGACGTTTATAGCTTTGGTGTGGTCATGTTAGAACTCCTAACAGGCCGGAAGGCATATGACAG CTCTAGACATCGAGGAGAACAACATTTGGTGAGATGGGCCTGTTATCAGCTTCATGATATCAATGCTCTATCACAAATGGTAGATCCTTCTATTGCAGGAAACTGCTCTCAGAAATCACTTTCACGGTTTGCTGACATTATAAGCCGTTGTATTCAG CGAGGAGCAGAGTTCAGACCCCCAATGTCCCAAGTTGTCCAAGATCTGACTCTTATGCTAGAGGATGCTTCTAGGGGAACATAA
- the LOC120267422 gene encoding protein STRUBBELIG-RECEPTOR FAMILY 1-like isoform X4, giving the protein MTPKISFWAVLGLMIISNMSPSLGYTDPRDACYMTLYSSLYAINNLYAALGFPPLSGWISLGGDPCSEGWQGVQCVISNITAIVLNGTNLGGQLGDKLDNFATIITLDFSNNHIGGSIPENLPFTMREFFLSDNQFTGSIPNSLSELSLLANMSFSGNHLGGEIPDAFEPLTSLVNLDLSYNNLSGPLPLSMGSLSSLTTLHIQNNRLTDFLDVLQDLPLLDLNVENNLFSGPVPAKLLSIPNFKKDGNPFNTTIAPSPMLQPPLSPSPKPVSVPPVPKSMPINTTEGPIGQTVRGKSFSTTVVVGCMVGAAALLLVAVLLLMLCKSKKKERNFKHKDIFKTQDREEHGSLHEYSPKNAFDVPKTESQIDIAVTSVQREALEKQKEQGLNMSVMGVITKRPSSGGKVSVKYTAPGRNSIGSSAGNACLPTPVTSFSVASLQQYTNSFDEDNHIRDGTWGKVYLAELPNGKLLEIMKLGNVISKMASDEYVQLVSSIYELRHPNILDLVGYCAEFGQRILVYNYYKTSTLCDALQYEAGQLSWNARLHVALGAAKALEYLHEACRLPVIHQKFGSTNILLDDELRVRVSDCGLASLMSSVSVSQFSGSGLAHRYGYEAPELSDSAVYTDKCDVYSFGVVMLELLTGRKAYDSSRHRGEQHLVRWACYQLHDINALSQMVDPSIAGNCSQKSLSRFADIISRCIQRGAEFRPPMSQVVQDLTLMLEDASRGT; this is encoded by the exons ATGACGCCAAAGATTTCGTTTTGGGCTGTTTTGGGATTGATGATCATATCCAACATGTCACCTTCCCTCGGATATACTGATCCAAGAGATG CCTGCTACATGACTCTTTATAGTTCAT tataTGCTATCAATAACTTATATGCTGCACTGGGCTTCCCTCCACTTTCTGGATGGATCTCACTGGGTGGAGACCCCTGCTCTGAGGGCTGGCAAGGTGTTCAATGTGTCATCTCAAATATAACAGCAAT aGTTCTTAATGGTACAAATTTGGGAGGACAGCTGGGTGATAAGTTAGATAATTTTGCAACCATCATTACCTT GGACTTTAGCAATAACCATATTGGGGGAAGTATTCCAGAAAATCTACCTTTTACAATGCGAGAATT TTTTCTATCAGATAACCAATTTACTGGAAGCATCCCAAATTCTTTGTCAGAACTAAGCCTCCTAGCAAACAT GTCATTTAGTGGAAATCACTTAGGTGGAGAAATTCCTGATGCCTTTGAGCCTCTAACTAGCCTAGTAAATCT AGATCTTTCTTATAACAACTTGAGTGGTCCATTACCTCTTTCAATGGGAAGCTTGTCATCTTTGACTACTCT GCATATTCAGAACAATCGGCTGACTGATTTCCTTGATGTTCTGCAAGATCTTCCCCTACTAGATTT GAATGTTGAAAACAATCTATTTTCTGGACCTGTGCCAGCAAAGTTGCTAAGTATTCCTAATTTTAA AAAGGATGGTAATCCGTTCAACACAACCATTGCACCATCACCCATGTTGCAACCACCATTGTCACCATCACCAAAGCCTGTTTCAGTTCCACCTGTCCCCAAAAGCATGCCCATAAATACTACAGAGGGACCAATTGGCCAAACTGTAAGAGGAAAAAGTTTTTCGACAACAGTAGTTGTTGGCTGTATGGTCGGTGCAGCGGCTTTGTTACTTGTTGCTGTGCTATTACTTATGCTTTgtaaatcaaagaagaaagaaagaaactttAAGCACAAGGATATTTTCAAGACACAGGACAGGGAGGAGCATGGTTCCCTCCACGAATATT CTCCTAAGAATGCTTTTGATGTACCAAAAACTGAATCTCAGATTGACATTGCTGTAACCT CAGTTCAGAGAGAGGCTTTGGAGAAACAGAAGGAACAAGGATTAAATATGTCAGTAATGGGTGTCATTACAAAGCGACCATCTTCTGGAGGAAAAGTTAGTGTGAAGTATACAGCGCCCGGTAGAAATAGTATTGGGTCATCTGCTGGGAATGCATGCTTGCCAACTCCTGTGACATCCTTTTCTGTTGCTTCTCTTCAGCAATACACCAACAGTTTTGATGAGGATAATCATATAAGAGATGGCACTTGGGGAAAAGTATATCTTGCTGAGCTACCTAATGGAAAG TTATTGGAAATTATGAAGCTTGGGAATGTGATCTCAAAAATGGCTTCCGATGAGTATGTTCAGCTTGTGTCAAGCATCTATGAACTTCGGCATCCTAACATTTTAGACCTTGTGGGTTATTGTGCGGAGTTTGGACAACGGATACTTGTGTATAACTACTATAAAACAAGCACCTTGTGTGATGCACTTCAATATGAAGCTGGGCAACTGTCATGGAATGCCCGACTTCATGTCGCTCTTGGAGCAGCAAAAGCTCTAGA GTATCTCCATGAGGCCTGCCGGCTGCCAGTTATACATCAGAAATTTGGGTCAACTAATATTCTCCTTGATGATGAGCTAAGAGTGCGAGTGTCTGATTGTGGTCTGGCTTCGTTAATGTCATCTGTGTCTGTATCTCAG TTCTCTGGTAGTGGACTTGCACACAGATATGGTTACGAGGCACCAGAATTGAGCGACTCAGCAGTGTATACTGATAAATGTGACGTTTATAGCTTTGGTGTGGTCATGTTAGAACTCCTAACAGGCCGGAAGGCATATGACAG CTCTAGACATCGAGGAGAACAACATTTGGTGAGATGGGCCTGTTATCAGCTTCATGATATCAATGCTCTATCACAAATGGTAGATCCTTCTATTGCAGGAAACTGCTCTCAGAAATCACTTTCACGGTTTGCTGACATTATAAGCCGTTGTATTCAG CGAGGAGCAGAGTTCAGACCCCCAATGTCCCAAGTTGTCCAAGATCTGACTCTTATGCTAGAGGATGCTTCTAGGGGAACATAA
- the LOC120267422 gene encoding protein STRUBBELIG-RECEPTOR FAMILY 3-like isoform X2 — MTPKISFWAVLGLMIISNMSPSLGYTDPRDACYMTLYSSLYAINNLYAALGFPPLSGWISLGGDPCSEGWQGVQCVISNITAIVLNGTNLGGQLGDKLDNFATIITLDFSNNHIGGSIPENLPFTMREFFLSDNQFTGSIPNSLSELSLLANMSFSGNHLGGEIPDAFEPLTSLVNLDLSYNNLSGPLPLSMGSLSSLTTLHIQNNRLTDFLDVLQDLPLLDLNVENNLFSGPVPAKLLSIPNFKKDGNPFNTTIAPSPMLQPPLSPSPKPVSVPPVPKSMPINTTEGPIGQTVRGKSFSTTVVVGCMVGAAALLLVAVLLLMLCKSKKKERNFKHKDIFKTQDREEHGSLHEYCKYDDLIKTDHVIERAPKNAFDVPKTESQIDIAVTFQREALEKQKEQGLNMSVMGVITKRPSSGGKVSVKYTAPGRNSIGSSAGNACLPTPVTSFSVASLQQYTNSFDEDNHIRDGTWGKVYLAELPNGKLLEIMKLGNVISKMASDEYVQLVSSIYELRHPNILDLVGYCAEFGQRILVYNYYKTSTLCDALQYEAGQLSWNARLHVALGAAKALEYLHEACRLPVIHQKFGSTNILLDDELRVRVSDCGLASLMSSVSVSQFSGSGLAHRYGYEAPELSDSAVYTDKCDVYSFGVVMLELLTGRKAYDSSRHRGEQHLVRWACYQLHDINALSQMVDPSIAGNCSQKSLSRFADIISRCIQRGAEFRPPMSQVVQDLTLMLEDASRGT, encoded by the exons ATGACGCCAAAGATTTCGTTTTGGGCTGTTTTGGGATTGATGATCATATCCAACATGTCACCTTCCCTCGGATATACTGATCCAAGAGATG CCTGCTACATGACTCTTTATAGTTCAT tataTGCTATCAATAACTTATATGCTGCACTGGGCTTCCCTCCACTTTCTGGATGGATCTCACTGGGTGGAGACCCCTGCTCTGAGGGCTGGCAAGGTGTTCAATGTGTCATCTCAAATATAACAGCAAT aGTTCTTAATGGTACAAATTTGGGAGGACAGCTGGGTGATAAGTTAGATAATTTTGCAACCATCATTACCTT GGACTTTAGCAATAACCATATTGGGGGAAGTATTCCAGAAAATCTACCTTTTACAATGCGAGAATT TTTTCTATCAGATAACCAATTTACTGGAAGCATCCCAAATTCTTTGTCAGAACTAAGCCTCCTAGCAAACAT GTCATTTAGTGGAAATCACTTAGGTGGAGAAATTCCTGATGCCTTTGAGCCTCTAACTAGCCTAGTAAATCT AGATCTTTCTTATAACAACTTGAGTGGTCCATTACCTCTTTCAATGGGAAGCTTGTCATCTTTGACTACTCT GCATATTCAGAACAATCGGCTGACTGATTTCCTTGATGTTCTGCAAGATCTTCCCCTACTAGATTT GAATGTTGAAAACAATCTATTTTCTGGACCTGTGCCAGCAAAGTTGCTAAGTATTCCTAATTTTAA AAAGGATGGTAATCCGTTCAACACAACCATTGCACCATCACCCATGTTGCAACCACCATTGTCACCATCACCAAAGCCTGTTTCAGTTCCACCTGTCCCCAAAAGCATGCCCATAAATACTACAGAGGGACCAATTGGCCAAACTGTAAGAGGAAAAAGTTTTTCGACAACAGTAGTTGTTGGCTGTATGGTCGGTGCAGCGGCTTTGTTACTTGTTGCTGTGCTATTACTTATGCTTTgtaaatcaaagaagaaagaaagaaactttAAGCACAAGGATATTTTCAAGACACAGGACAGGGAGGAGCATGGTTCCCTCCACGAATATTGTAAGTATGATGATTTGATCAAGACAGACCATGTAATTGAGAGAG CTCCTAAGAATGCTTTTGATGTACCAAAAACTGAATCTCAGATTGACATTGCTGTAACCT TTCAGAGAGAGGCTTTGGAGAAACAGAAGGAACAAGGATTAAATATGTCAGTAATGGGTGTCATTACAAAGCGACCATCTTCTGGAGGAAAAGTTAGTGTGAAGTATACAGCGCCCGGTAGAAATAGTATTGGGTCATCTGCTGGGAATGCATGCTTGCCAACTCCTGTGACATCCTTTTCTGTTGCTTCTCTTCAGCAATACACCAACAGTTTTGATGAGGATAATCATATAAGAGATGGCACTTGGGGAAAAGTATATCTTGCTGAGCTACCTAATGGAAAG TTATTGGAAATTATGAAGCTTGGGAATGTGATCTCAAAAATGGCTTCCGATGAGTATGTTCAGCTTGTGTCAAGCATCTATGAACTTCGGCATCCTAACATTTTAGACCTTGTGGGTTATTGTGCGGAGTTTGGACAACGGATACTTGTGTATAACTACTATAAAACAAGCACCTTGTGTGATGCACTTCAATATGAAGCTGGGCAACTGTCATGGAATGCCCGACTTCATGTCGCTCTTGGAGCAGCAAAAGCTCTAGA GTATCTCCATGAGGCCTGCCGGCTGCCAGTTATACATCAGAAATTTGGGTCAACTAATATTCTCCTTGATGATGAGCTAAGAGTGCGAGTGTCTGATTGTGGTCTGGCTTCGTTAATGTCATCTGTGTCTGTATCTCAG TTCTCTGGTAGTGGACTTGCACACAGATATGGTTACGAGGCACCAGAATTGAGCGACTCAGCAGTGTATACTGATAAATGTGACGTTTATAGCTTTGGTGTGGTCATGTTAGAACTCCTAACAGGCCGGAAGGCATATGACAG CTCTAGACATCGAGGAGAACAACATTTGGTGAGATGGGCCTGTTATCAGCTTCATGATATCAATGCTCTATCACAAATGGTAGATCCTTCTATTGCAGGAAACTGCTCTCAGAAATCACTTTCACGGTTTGCTGACATTATAAGCCGTTGTATTCAG CGAGGAGCAGAGTTCAGACCCCCAATGTCCCAAGTTGTCCAAGATCTGACTCTTATGCTAGAGGATGCTTCTAGGGGAACATAA
- the LOC120267422 gene encoding protein STRUBBELIG-RECEPTOR FAMILY 3-like isoform X3: MTPKISFWAVLGLMIISNMSPSLGYTDPRDVYAINNLYAALGFPPLSGWISLGGDPCSEGWQGVQCVISNITAIVLNGTNLGGQLGDKLDNFATIITLDFSNNHIGGSIPENLPFTMREFFLSDNQFTGSIPNSLSELSLLANMSFSGNHLGGEIPDAFEPLTSLVNLDLSYNNLSGPLPLSMGSLSSLTTLHIQNNRLTDFLDVLQDLPLLDLNVENNLFSGPVPAKLLSIPNFKKDGNPFNTTIAPSPMLQPPLSPSPKPVSVPPVPKSMPINTTEGPIGQTVRGKSFSTTVVVGCMVGAAALLLVAVLLLMLCKSKKKERNFKHKDIFKTQDREEHGSLHEYCKYDDLIKTDHVIERAPKNAFDVPKTESQIDIAVTSVQREALEKQKEQGLNMSVMGVITKRPSSGGKVSVKYTAPGRNSIGSSAGNACLPTPVTSFSVASLQQYTNSFDEDNHIRDGTWGKVYLAELPNGKLLEIMKLGNVISKMASDEYVQLVSSIYELRHPNILDLVGYCAEFGQRILVYNYYKTSTLCDALQYEAGQLSWNARLHVALGAAKALEYLHEACRLPVIHQKFGSTNILLDDELRVRVSDCGLASLMSSVSVSQFSGSGLAHRYGYEAPELSDSAVYTDKCDVYSFGVVMLELLTGRKAYDSSRHRGEQHLVRWACYQLHDINALSQMVDPSIAGNCSQKSLSRFADIISRCIQRGAEFRPPMSQVVQDLTLMLEDASRGT, encoded by the exons ATGACGCCAAAGATTTCGTTTTGGGCTGTTTTGGGATTGATGATCATATCCAACATGTCACCTTCCCTCGGATATACTGATCCAAGAGATG tataTGCTATCAATAACTTATATGCTGCACTGGGCTTCCCTCCACTTTCTGGATGGATCTCACTGGGTGGAGACCCCTGCTCTGAGGGCTGGCAAGGTGTTCAATGTGTCATCTCAAATATAACAGCAAT aGTTCTTAATGGTACAAATTTGGGAGGACAGCTGGGTGATAAGTTAGATAATTTTGCAACCATCATTACCTT GGACTTTAGCAATAACCATATTGGGGGAAGTATTCCAGAAAATCTACCTTTTACAATGCGAGAATT TTTTCTATCAGATAACCAATTTACTGGAAGCATCCCAAATTCTTTGTCAGAACTAAGCCTCCTAGCAAACAT GTCATTTAGTGGAAATCACTTAGGTGGAGAAATTCCTGATGCCTTTGAGCCTCTAACTAGCCTAGTAAATCT AGATCTTTCTTATAACAACTTGAGTGGTCCATTACCTCTTTCAATGGGAAGCTTGTCATCTTTGACTACTCT GCATATTCAGAACAATCGGCTGACTGATTTCCTTGATGTTCTGCAAGATCTTCCCCTACTAGATTT GAATGTTGAAAACAATCTATTTTCTGGACCTGTGCCAGCAAAGTTGCTAAGTATTCCTAATTTTAA AAAGGATGGTAATCCGTTCAACACAACCATTGCACCATCACCCATGTTGCAACCACCATTGTCACCATCACCAAAGCCTGTTTCAGTTCCACCTGTCCCCAAAAGCATGCCCATAAATACTACAGAGGGACCAATTGGCCAAACTGTAAGAGGAAAAAGTTTTTCGACAACAGTAGTTGTTGGCTGTATGGTCGGTGCAGCGGCTTTGTTACTTGTTGCTGTGCTATTACTTATGCTTTgtaaatcaaagaagaaagaaagaaactttAAGCACAAGGATATTTTCAAGACACAGGACAGGGAGGAGCATGGTTCCCTCCACGAATATTGTAAGTATGATGATTTGATCAAGACAGACCATGTAATTGAGAGAG CTCCTAAGAATGCTTTTGATGTACCAAAAACTGAATCTCAGATTGACATTGCTGTAACCT CAGTTCAGAGAGAGGCTTTGGAGAAACAGAAGGAACAAGGATTAAATATGTCAGTAATGGGTGTCATTACAAAGCGACCATCTTCTGGAGGAAAAGTTAGTGTGAAGTATACAGCGCCCGGTAGAAATAGTATTGGGTCATCTGCTGGGAATGCATGCTTGCCAACTCCTGTGACATCCTTTTCTGTTGCTTCTCTTCAGCAATACACCAACAGTTTTGATGAGGATAATCATATAAGAGATGGCACTTGGGGAAAAGTATATCTTGCTGAGCTACCTAATGGAAAG TTATTGGAAATTATGAAGCTTGGGAATGTGATCTCAAAAATGGCTTCCGATGAGTATGTTCAGCTTGTGTCAAGCATCTATGAACTTCGGCATCCTAACATTTTAGACCTTGTGGGTTATTGTGCGGAGTTTGGACAACGGATACTTGTGTATAACTACTATAAAACAAGCACCTTGTGTGATGCACTTCAATATGAAGCTGGGCAACTGTCATGGAATGCCCGACTTCATGTCGCTCTTGGAGCAGCAAAAGCTCTAGA GTATCTCCATGAGGCCTGCCGGCTGCCAGTTATACATCAGAAATTTGGGTCAACTAATATTCTCCTTGATGATGAGCTAAGAGTGCGAGTGTCTGATTGTGGTCTGGCTTCGTTAATGTCATCTGTGTCTGTATCTCAG TTCTCTGGTAGTGGACTTGCACACAGATATGGTTACGAGGCACCAGAATTGAGCGACTCAGCAGTGTATACTGATAAATGTGACGTTTATAGCTTTGGTGTGGTCATGTTAGAACTCCTAACAGGCCGGAAGGCATATGACAG CTCTAGACATCGAGGAGAACAACATTTGGTGAGATGGGCCTGTTATCAGCTTCATGATATCAATGCTCTATCACAAATGGTAGATCCTTCTATTGCAGGAAACTGCTCTCAGAAATCACTTTCACGGTTTGCTGACATTATAAGCCGTTGTATTCAG CGAGGAGCAGAGTTCAGACCCCCAATGTCCCAAGTTGTCCAAGATCTGACTCTTATGCTAGAGGATGCTTCTAGGGGAACATAA